The Deltaproteobacteria bacterium IMCC39524 genomic interval CATTATACTGCGATCTCTCATGATGAGCTTAAGCGCATCGAAACCGAAGTCAACCGGCGCATCCGTGAAAACCGTTCCGTGGAGACCCGGGAGATGTCAGCAGACGAGGCTATCGCAGATGGAGCAACAGCTCTGTTTGGCGAAAAATACGGTGAGCGTGTCCGAGTCGTCAATATGGGTGACTTCAGCATGGAGCTCTGCGGGGGCACCCACACGTCCGCAGCCGGCAACATAGGCCTTTTCAAAATCATTCAGGAGGCAGGTATCGCCTCCGGCGTGCGTCGTATCGAAGCCGCTACCGGAACGCGTGCCCTCGACCTGATTCAGCAGCAGGATGATAGCCTGAGCCGCATGGCCGGACTGGTAAAAAGTGATCGCCCGCAGTTGGAAACCCGTCTGGTCAAGATAGTTGAACGGCAGAAAGAGCTGGAACGCGAGCTGGCGACCCTGGAAAGTCGTCTGAAAGCGGGCCAGGCCGACGACATCATGAGCAAGGTCGTGGAGATTGGCGATATCAAACTCCTGGCCGCTGAGGTTGATTCAACAGACGGCAAGGGTTTACGGGAGATGGCAGACAAGCTTCGAGACAAACTCGGTTCCGGAGTTGTCGCTATCGGCTGCCCACACGAAGGCAAAGTCAACCTGCTGGTTGCTGTCACCGCCGACCTGACGGACAAGCTGCATGCCGGCAAGCTGGTCGCTGTCCTGGCAGAAGAAGTCGGCGGTCGCGGTGGCGGTCGACCGGACCTTGCCCAGGCCGGCGGCAGTCAACCGGAGAAGCTTGCCTCAGCCTTGAGTAAGGTGGCTGAGCTGGTACGAAACGTATAACTTGAGTAGGGCCCAATTGCCAAGCCCCTGAGGCAGGAGCTTACAGCGGAGGCACCATGCGCCTGGAAACACGCGAAGAAGCTCAACTGATGCAGCAGTTAGAGAAGCCGACCCTTCTCATCGTCGACGACGAAGAGATAATTCGCGATCTCTGCGCCAGGGCACTCAAAGACTATCGAATCCTTCAGGCCGATAATGGCCAGGCAGCACTGAAGATTCTGGTTCAGCAAGAGGTCGACCTGGTCCTGGCCGACATCATGATGCCGATCATGAACGGTCTCGACCTGCTGCAACAGGTTAAGGAACGTGACCCATCGCAGCTGGTCATCGTCATGACCGGGTATGCAGACAAAGACATAATCCTGCGTGCCCTCAAGGCTCACGCCGATGACTTCATACAGAAGCCGATCAATCTTCTCCAGCTCAAAAACACCATCAGCAAGGCCCTGGAGCAAAAAGCTCTGCGCCGTGAGTTATTGCAATTAAAACAGCTCGATCGCATCAAATCTGATTTTCTTGGCCTCATCTCGCACAAGCTGCGCACCCCGACGACCTCCATATCCCTCTTCATTCAAAACCTCGCCAGCGGAGCTGTCGACACCGAAGAGGCCGGTTTCACTGAAGCACTCAAAGCCATTCAGGAAGAATCGGAGTACCTGGCTTACCTGATTAAGGATCTTCTCTACTACAGTGACATTATTCTCCAGGACAACGAGGGCAAGGCCGCAGCGGAAGATCTGAAAGAAATTGCCATGAGCCTGTTGGCCGAAAAACGCTCTGCGCTCGAGAAGAAGGGCTTGATCCTGCAGAGCAGGCTGGCCGGCAGTTGGCCGGCCATTATAGTCGATCGCCGGCGTATTGCTTTTGCCCTTAACGCCCTCTTGGACAACGCGATCAAGTTCACTCCGCCAGGAGGTGAAATCACGCTTACGGGCGAGATTACAGAGCAGGACATCTCACTGACGATTACCGATAACGGGCCAGGCATTACCAAGGAAGAAAAAGCCAAGATCTTCGAAAAGTTTTATCAGGTCGACCCACATCGCACTGGCCAGGTCCGTGGTTTTGGCCTGGGGCTCTTTTACGCCCGTAAATTTATCCGTGATCATGGTGGCACAATTCATCTGGACACAGCTCCAGGGAAAGGAACAGCCGTCACAATCCAGCTGCCCAGGAGGCTGCCGGACTATACGGGCCGAAGTGAAAATTCGGAAGTTTGAGGACAGATTGTGTCTCATTTGAGGTTAGTAGCCGTAGCTATTGGCCGAACAGGGGCCAATAGATGAACCAAACAGCCGGATTTGCAGCCCGGTCATGGCTAGTCCGGCAGCCTCCAGGACTGGCAAACAGCTGATACAAGTCGGACACCTCCCCCCACCCTGCCGGAACTTTCTCCCAAAGTCTCAGATTGAGTCTTCTACAACTTCATCCCGAATCTTTTCTTTGACCTTTTTTTGTCTGCCATTTCCATCTTGACATCTTGCTTGGCTACAGGCATTTTGCTTTGTCTGTTCGCAGACTTATGTTATATTTTCAATATTTTTCACCAATTTACAGCAAGTTCCTTCAAGGGGTTTAAAATGTTCAGAGGAACAACCATTCTTTGCGTGAGACGGGGAAGCGAGGTGGCGATGGCCGGAGATGGTCAGGTCAGCCTCGGCAACACCGTCATGAAACACACCGCAAGGAAGCTGAGACGCATGTACGATGACCAGGTGATTGCCGGATTTGCGGGCAGTACGGCTGATGCCTTCACCCTCTTCGAAAAGTTTGAGGTGAAGCTCCAGGAATACCGCGGCAACTTGCAGCGAGCAGCCGTTGAGCTGGCCAAGGACTGGCGCAAAGACCGGATTCTTCGGCACCTTGAAGCCTTGCTGATTGTCGCGGACCGTGAAACAACCCTGGTCCTCTCAGGTGTTGGTGATGTCATCGAACCGGAACACGGCATCGCCGCGATTGGTTCAGGGGGCACCTTTGCACAGGCCGCGGCCCGTGCCTTAACCTGCCATACAGAGTTATCCATGGCCCAGGTTGCTGAAGAATCGCTGAAGATTGCTGCCGACATCTGTGTTTACACCAACGATCAGATTATCGTGGAGACCCTGACGTGAACAACTTTACTCCACGTGAAATCGTTTCCGAACTGGATCGCTATATCGTCGGCCAGAACAACGCTAAACGCGCGGTCGCGGTCGCCTTGCGCAACCGCTGGCGCCGTCAGCAGGTTGCACCGGATCTGCGCGATGAGATTGCCCCGAAGAACATCATCATGATCGGCCCGACAGGGGTGGGCAAAACCGAGATCGCCAGACGCCTGGCACGCCTGGCGCAGGCTCCGTTCGTCAAGGTTGAGGCCAGCAAATTCACCGAAGTCGGCTATGTCGGCCGGGATGTCGAGAGTATGGTTCGCGATCTCGTTGAACTGGCGATCCTCATGGTCAAGACCGAAGAAGCCAGGAGCCAGAGGCTTAAAGCTGAAGATCTCGCTGAGGAACGCTTACTCGATCTCCTCCTGCCGGGCGAAAAGAACCTTGAAGAGGCCAAAGACGGTAGCAGCACAACGCGTGACAAGCTGCGCCGCTTGTTGCGTATGGGCGAACTCAACGAGCGCATGGTCGAGATCGAAACACAGGACTCCCAGATGCCGAACATGCAGGTCTTCGGCCCTCAGGGCTCCGAAGACATGGGCATCAACATCAAGGAGATGTTTGGCAACATTTTTCCGAAGAAGACCAAGAACCGCAAGGTGAAGGTCTCGGAAGCCCGCGAGATGCTGGTTGAGATGGAAGCCGAAAAGCTCGTCGACATGGACAAGGTCCAAACCTTGGCCAAGGAGCGAACCGAACAGAACGGCATCATCTTTATCGACGAAATTGACAAGATTGCCAGTCGTGAAGGCGGTCATGGCCCGGAAGTCTCCCGCGAAGGTGTACAACGCGACATCCTGCCGATCGTTGAAGGCAGCGCGGTCAACACCAAGTATGGTCCGGTCAAGACAGACCACATCCTCTTTATTGCGGCCGGCGCGTTCCATGTTGCCAAACCTTCGGATCTGATTCCCGAGTTGCAGGGGCGTTTCCCGATCCGGGTTGAGCTCGACAGCCTCGAAGAGGCTGACTTCGTAAGAATTTTGACTGAACCGAACAACGCCCTTATCCGCCAGTACCAGGCGCTCATGGAGACCGAAGGTATTCATCTGAAGTTCAGCAAAGAGGCGATCGCGGAGATTGCCAAAACCGCGGCCAGGGTCAACGAACGAACAGAAAATATCGGCGCTCGCCGCTTGCACACCATTATGGAAAAGCTGCTCGAGGAACTGTCTTTCAACGCCCCGGAACTTCAGGACAAAGGCCTGTCCATCGACGATGCCTTTGTTCGTGAGCGCCTCTCTGATATTGCCGACAATGAAGATCTTTCACGGTACATCCTGTAATCTGGAGTTTGGCAGATGATGCAAGAACTGATTAATAAAGCAAATGTCCTGGTCGAAGCCCTGCCCTGGATTCGGGAGTTCAATGGCAAAACCATCGTCATCAAGTACGGTGGCAACGCCATGGTTGAGGAGAGTCTTAAAGTAGGCTTCGCCCGTGACATTATCCTGATGAAGTACATCGGCCTGAACCCGGTGGTTGTCCACGGAGGTGGGCCGCAGATAGGAAAAGTTCTTGAGGCCATGGGCATTGCAACCCGCTTTGAACAGGGCATGCGGGTCACCGACGCCCGCACCATGGACGTCGTCGAGATGGTTCTGGGTGGCAAGGTCAACAAAGAGATCGTCGCCAACATCAACAAGCAGGGCGGCAAGGCCGTTGGCCTGACGGGCAAAGACGGTAAACTGCTCACGGCTCGCAAGCTGGAACTGAAAGCGATCAATCCCGACACCCTGACCCCTGAGATCATCGATATCGGCATGGTCGGAGAAGTCGCTAAGATCAATCCCGAGGTCATCTCGGCGCTTGAGGAGGCCAACTTTATTCCGGTGATCGCGCCGGTTGGAGTAGACGATGAGGGCTTGACCTACAACATTAACGCCGACCTGGTCGCGGGCAAAATTGCCGGCGCCTTAAAGGCCGAAAAGCTGATCCTGCTGACAGACGTTGAAGGGGTCAAGGACAAGGACGGCAATCTTTTGAACACCATCGACATCAGCGATGTAAAGGGGCTGATTGATGATGGTACCATTGCCGGCGGCATGATTCCGAAAGTCACCTGCTGCCTTGACGCTATCGCCGATGGTGTTATGAAGAGCCACATCATTGATGGCCGGATGGAACACGCCTGCCTGCTCGAGATCTTTACCGATCAGGGTGTCGGCACTGCGGTCGCAAAGTTCAAGTGAAGCAAGCTGCAAGCTGCAAGCTGCAAGCTGCAAGCTGCAAGCTGCAAGCTGTTAGCTGTTAGCTGTTAGCTGTAACGATAATGATCATTTACTTATATGGAAAGCAACAATGAGCAGTTCGTCAGAGTGGATTAACAGAGCAGACAAACATGTCATGAAAACCTATGGTCGCTACCCGATCGTCGCAGAGCGCGGCGAAGGTTGCCGATTGTGGGATGTTGATGGCAAAGTATATCTCGACTTTCTCGCCGGAGTGGCCGTTAACAATCTTGGCCATTGCCACCCCAAGGTGGTAGAGGCCCTGCGCGAGCAAGCAGGACGTCTGCTGCATTGCTCAAACTTCTATCATATCCCTCAACAGGTTGAGTTGGCAGAGTGGCTCTGTGAGCACTCCTTTGCCGAGCGGGTCTTCTTCTGCAACTCTGGAGCGGAAGCCAATGAAGCGGCCATGAAGCTGGCACGCAAGCACAGCAACGAGAAACACGGTGCAGACCGCTTCGAGGTGATTACCGCCCTGGCCTCTTTTCACGGCCGCACGATCGGTGCCATCAGCGCTACCGGCCAGGAGAAGGTCAAGGCAGGTTTCAAACCGATGCTTGAGGGTTTTAAACACGTCCCCTTTGGTGACGTGGAAGCCATGCGCCAGGCGATCACACCACAGTCCTGCGCCATTATGCTCGAACCCCTTCAGGGTGAGGGAGGCGTCAACGTCGCGCCGTCTGGTTACCTCAAAGCTATCCGCGAGCTCTGTGACGAATTCGACCTTTTACTGATCTTTGATGAGGTTCAGGTCGGCTGCGGAAGAACCGGCACCCTCTGGGCTTATGAGCAGGACGAGGTTCTCCCCGACGTCATGACCCTGGCCAAAGCCTTGGCCGGTGGGCCGCCGATCGGCGCGCTCCTGACTACGGAAGGGCTGTCGGCAAGTCTCGGGCCCGGGACTCACGGCTCCACCTTTGGTGGCAATCCGCTGGTCTGCGCCGCAGCGCTGGCGGCTATGCAGACCATCAACGAGAAAACC includes:
- a CDS encoding hybrid sensor histidine kinase/response regulator, translating into MRLETREEAQLMQQLEKPTLLIVDDEEIIRDLCARALKDYRILQADNGQAALKILVQQEVDLVLADIMMPIMNGLDLLQQVKERDPSQLVIVMTGYADKDIILRALKAHADDFIQKPINLLQLKNTISKALEQKALRRELLQLKQLDRIKSDFLGLISHKLRTPTTSISLFIQNLASGAVDTEEAGFTEALKAIQEESEYLAYLIKDLLYYSDIILQDNEGKAAAEDLKEIAMSLLAEKRSALEKKGLILQSRLAGSWPAIIVDRRRIAFALNALLDNAIKFTPPGGEITLTGEITEQDISLTITDNGPGITKEEKAKIFEKFYQVDPHRTGQVRGFGLGLFYARKFIRDHGGTIHLDTAPGKGTAVTIQLPRRLPDYTGRSENSEV
- the hslV gene encoding ATP-dependent protease subunit HslV, which gives rise to MFRGTTILCVRRGSEVAMAGDGQVSLGNTVMKHTARKLRRMYDDQVIAGFAGSTADAFTLFEKFEVKLQEYRGNLQRAAVELAKDWRKDRILRHLEALLIVADRETTLVLSGVGDVIEPEHGIAAIGSGGTFAQAAARALTCHTELSMAQVAEESLKIAADICVYTNDQIIVETLT
- the hslU gene encoding ATP-dependent protease ATPase subunit HslU, with amino-acid sequence MNNFTPREIVSELDRYIVGQNNAKRAVAVALRNRWRRQQVAPDLRDEIAPKNIIMIGPTGVGKTEIARRLARLAQAPFVKVEASKFTEVGYVGRDVESMVRDLVELAILMVKTEEARSQRLKAEDLAEERLLDLLLPGEKNLEEAKDGSSTTRDKLRRLLRMGELNERMVEIETQDSQMPNMQVFGPQGSEDMGINIKEMFGNIFPKKTKNRKVKVSEAREMLVEMEAEKLVDMDKVQTLAKERTEQNGIIFIDEIDKIASREGGHGPEVSREGVQRDILPIVEGSAVNTKYGPVKTDHILFIAAGAFHVAKPSDLIPELQGRFPIRVELDSLEEADFVRILTEPNNALIRQYQALMETEGIHLKFSKEAIAEIAKTAARVNERTENIGARRLHTIMEKLLEELSFNAPELQDKGLSIDDAFVRERLSDIADNEDLSRYIL
- the argB gene encoding acetylglutamate kinase encodes the protein MQELINKANVLVEALPWIREFNGKTIVIKYGGNAMVEESLKVGFARDIILMKYIGLNPVVVHGGGPQIGKVLEAMGIATRFEQGMRVTDARTMDVVEMVLGGKVNKEIVANINKQGGKAVGLTGKDGKLLTARKLELKAINPDTLTPEIIDIGMVGEVAKINPEVISALEEANFIPVIAPVGVDDEGLTYNINADLVAGKIAGALKAEKLILLTDVEGVKDKDGNLLNTIDISDVKGLIDDGTIAGGMIPKVTCCLDAIADGVMKSHIIDGRMEHACLLEIFTDQGVGTAVAKFK
- a CDS encoding acetylornithine transaminase, with protein sequence MSSSSEWINRADKHVMKTYGRYPIVAERGEGCRLWDVDGKVYLDFLAGVAVNNLGHCHPKVVEALREQAGRLLHCSNFYHIPQQVELAEWLCEHSFAERVFFCNSGAEANEAAMKLARKHSNEKHGADRFEVITALASFHGRTIGAISATGQEKVKAGFKPMLEGFKHVPFGDVEAMRQAITPQSCAIMLEPLQGEGGVNVAPSGYLKAIRELCDEFDLLLIFDEVQVGCGRTGTLWAYEQDEVLPDVMTLAKALAGGPPIGALLTTEGLSASLGPGTHGSTFGGNPLVCAAALAAMQTINEKTLLDNCRAMGAYLAEKLEQLKGKYSFIKEIRGLGLIIGVELAIEGGPLVIKAMERGLLMNCTVGNVLRFVPPLIVNQAEIDEAMTILDEVLATAG